DNA from Dokdonella koreensis DS-123:
GTACCCGGCCGTGGTGTTCGCGCTGCAGGGGGCGGTCTGGTACGTCATGCACATGCTGCAGCGGCGTGCCTGGATGCTGGCCACGGCGATCGGCTGGCTGCTCGCGGCGGTCGCGCTGGGCCTGTTGAACGGCACCCCGTACTACCTGATGGTCTGTACGGCGGCGCTGTTCGGGCTGATGGCGCTGCCGGGCTGGATCATGCTCCGCGAGGCGCGCACACAGGCGGGAGCCTGACGCACCGATGGGCCTGGCAGACCTCGGCGGCATCGACGAGATCATCCACGGCCGCCTGCGGCTGGGCGTGATGGTCTACCTCGCCGATGCCGAGGTGGCCGATTTCACCGAGTTGAAGAACGCGCTGAACGCCACCCAGGGCAATCTGTCGGTCCACCTGAAGAAACTGGAGGAGGCCGGCTACGTCGCGATCGACAAACGCTTCGTCGAGCGCAAGCCGCTGACGCGCATCCGCATCACGTCCGAGGGGCGGCGCGCATTCGCCGCCTACCTGGAGGCGATGAGCAAGCTGATCGGCACGCGCGGCTAGCGGCGTAGCGGGAAACAGTGCGC
Protein-coding regions in this window:
- a CDS encoding winged helix-turn-helix domain-containing protein; translation: MGLADLGGIDEIIHGRLRLGVMVYLADAEVADFTELKNALNATQGNLSVHLKKLEEAGYVAIDKRFVERKPLTRIRITSEGRRAFAAYLEAMSKLIGTRG